The following DNA comes from SAR324 cluster bacterium.
GCCTACGACCCTTGCGCAAGGCGATTTTAACGTTAATAGTCCCTGGCGGGCATCACTCTCATTTAGCTTTTGAGGGACTTCCCGTAATAACCGGCGCTAATTTTTCAACAGTGTCCAGACGGTTGAGGGCATACAAATGAATTCCCTCAATACCTTCTTTCAATAATCCTTCAATCTGTATCCGGGCATGATCCAGTCCGACCTGGCGCATGGCCTCGGCATCGTGCTGGTGTGTTTGCAAAGCGTTCAGCAGGGAATCCGGAAGATGGCACCCACACATTCCGGCAAAACGGGTGATTTGTTCCAGTGACTGTGCCGGCAGAATTCCGGGAATCAGTGGCACATGAATTCCCTGTTTTCGTACTAGATCCCGCCATTTTAAAAACAGATCATTAGCCATAAAACACTGGGTAATGATAAACTCCGCACCAGCATCCACCTTTTTCTTCAGGTACATGATATCTGACGCCAGACTTTCAGCTTCAATGTGCCCTTCAGGATAGCCCGCCGCACCAATGCCAAACTGTTTGCGCTGAACAATCGCTTCAATCAATTCATTGGCATAGGAAAACCCTCCCGTGGGGGGAATAAAATGCTCATTCCCTTTAGGTGGGTCACCTCTCAACGCCAGAATGTTTTCAATGTTGGAAGCTTTCAGTTCATCCAATACCGTTTCGATTTCATTCCGGGTATGCGCCACACAGGTGAGATGTGCGGTAGCCTCAATCTGAAGATAATTTTTAATGTATGAAGCCAGTTCATGGGTATTGCTCCGTGTGCTGCCACCAGCACCATAAGTCACTGAAATATAATCAGGATGAAAATCCTTGAACTGAATCAGTTTATTTTTGAGTGCCAGCAGTCCCTCAGGTGTTTTCGGCGGAAAAATCTCAATTGAAAAAACGGGACGCTTTTGATTGTAAATGTTGATAATTCTCATGAAATATTCCTTGTTGGAGGATGCCTGGCAAGCAGGTTAATTTTGCCTTTCTATCAACAGGTAGGGGCGACTGGCGGGTCGCCCTTACATCATGTCTAGGGTGATGCGGAAAGGTAGGGGCGACCGGCGGGTCGCCCGTTTTAAATTCAGTCATCAAAAAAGGTGCATCATAGTGGAATAACAATGGAGTGCAAGATGATTAGCTCACTGATTCCTGAAAAGGAGAAGACAACCATGCTGTTGTTTTTTTCACAAAAGACACAGCGTCATCCAGAATCAAATACAGCACAGGAATCAGCACCAGGGTGATGACCGTTGCGAACATCACACCAAAAGCCAGACTCAGTGCCATGGGAATCAGGAACCTGGCTTGCAGGGATTGCTCAAAAATCATTGGAATCAGACCGAAAAAGGTGGTCAGTGAGGTGAGCAATATCGGGCGAAATCGCCGCACACCAGCCTCCAGAATCGACTGAATCAGCGTTTCACCATTTTCTCGTGCCTGATTGATAAAATCCACCATGATCAACGAGTCATTGACCACAATTCCAGTGAGAGCGACAATTCCCATCATGCTGATGATACTGAGATCATAGCCCATGAAAAAATGTCCCCAGATTGCGCCAATGACGCCAAAGGGAATCGCTGACATGATGATGATCGGTTGCAGATAACTCCGGAATTGCAATGCCAATAAGCCGAAAATCATGAACAGTGCCAGAATTCCATATTTTTTCAGACTGTCCATGGATTCCTTTTGTGCACTGCTGGCACCTTCAAAGGAAATGTGTAACTGGGGAAACTGCTCTTTGAGTTCCTTCACAATCCCGGACTGAAGACCAAGGACAATTTCGTTGCTGTTGCTGACATTCTCATCGACAGACGCTGAGACATTGACAATCCGTTGTCCATCAATCCGTTCGATCTGACTGAAGGCCTGATTTTTCCGCAGAAAAGCTACCTGAAACAGTGGCATTTCCTGTCCTTGCGGAGATCTCACGATCATGGTTTCCAGATTTTGAAACCAGCTTCGTTCCTCAATCGGATATCGCAATTTGACGTTCACCTCATTCTGATCCCTGATGAATTTCAGGACTTCAATGCCTTGAAATGCCGCACGGATCTGCTGGGTAAGTCCCTGCTCATTGAATCCGGCCAACACACCTTCCGGCCTCAAGGACAACTGGATTTCCGGTTTTCCGTCAGAAAGATTATCGTCAATGTTACTCACTCCGGGATATTGGGACATTTCCTGTTTCAGACGACTTACCAGTGTGTCCAGAATGAAAAAATCAGGATGGGACATCTGAATTTCCAGATCGTTTGCCGGGCCGGCACCCGTGCTGAAACGAAACTGTAACGCTTCCGCACCTGGAATTTCTCCAACGAGAGTCTGCCATTTCCGGGTAAATTCTGCGGCTGAAAAGCCACGCTCGTCCAAGGACTTGAGGTACACATTGACACTGGACTCATTGCCGCCGCCATTGCCGGACACACTGAACACGCCTGTGGAAACCGGATGTTTTTTCTCGTCTTCATATTTTCGTATCAAGACCTGCGCATCCTGAATCATTTTTGCGGTGGCCGCCTCTGTCAAATGAGCGGGGGTTCCAAATGGCATGGTCAACGATGCCCGCACCACATCCGCGTCAATCTTGGGCATGAACGTGAATTTCATACGTCCTCCAGCCACAAAACCCACAGAGCAAAGAATCATGAACACCGCCAAGGCCAAGGAGGTGTAGCGGAATTCCAGCGCGATCCGGAGCGACACCAGATAAATTTTATGACTGACAAATTCAAGGCCTCTGCTGACATAGCGTCTTACAATTTCGAGCAAACCCGAACCGGGGAATTTCCAACGGGAAGGATGCGATAGATGCGCAGGAAGAATGAACAAGGATTCAATCAGGGAAAAGCCAAGAATGATGATCACAATATATGGAATGATGACAAAAAACTTGCCGGTTGTTCCCGGTACAAAAAAGAGTGGCGTGAAGGCGGCCATTGTGGTCAGAACCGACATGACGACTGGAATACTGATCTCCCGGGCACCTTCCACAGCCGCCTGTTCCGGTGTCAGGCCTTTTTCCTGGTAGGTATAAATATTCTCTCCGACAACAATGGCATCATCCACCACAATTCCCAACATCAGAATATACGCGAACAATGAAATCATATTGATACTCGCGCCAAGAGCCGGCATGAGTCCCAATGCGCCCAGAAACGCGACAGGAATACCCATCATGATCCAAAAGGACAGTTTGACATCAAGGAACAATGCCAGAACCACAAACACCAGGATCAGTCCCATCCGCAGGTTCCGCATCAGCAGATCGATCCTGTCCTGAAGAATCCGGGAACGATCATTGAGAATGGCAATACGCAGAGATGCCGGAAGCCGTGGATTGAGGCTTGTCAGCATTTCCTGGACAACCTCTGAAATGCGGGTAGGTGTTTGATCCCCAACACGGTAGACATCAATCAGCGTTGCGGGAAATCCATTGTAGGTTTTTTTGAGATCCGATTCTTCCAGAGTATCCTGAATGTTGGCGATTTCTCCAAGAGTCACCACCCCCTGAGAGTCGGTGATGACAGGAATTTCAGCATATTCAGCAGCACTGTATCTTCGTGATTTTGTGCGGATCAGGATGTCCCCCGCGGCCGTTTTAAGCTTGCCGGCCGGAAGATCCAGCGTGTATTGACGGATAATCTGTGAAATTTGAGGGAGCGTGAGCTGATATCTGCGTAACTGGGCTTCTGAAATTTCAATACTGATTTCAGAACCAAGACTGTCTGCTGTTTCAGCCTGTGTGATTTCGGGATTTTGAAGCAACGTGTCTTTAACGATTTCAGACCATTCTTTGAGAATTTGTGGAGAAGCATCCCCATAAATGACCAGCGAAAGCACACCACGTTTGATCTGTACGAGCTGAACCATTGGGGCTTCAGCGTCTTCCGGAATGGTGGTAATCCGGTCAACCGCGTATTTGACTTCTTCAAGAACCTTGGCCTGATCTGAATCCGCCTCCAGTTCAAGGAGCAATCTTCCTGCCCCTTCATAAGACCAGGACTGGATTTTTTTTATCCCATCAATGGATTGAACCGCCTTTTCCACCGGGATGCACAAGGCTTCTTCGATTTCTGAGGGGGGGGCTCCCGGATAAGGGATGACGATCTGGATACTGTCCAGATCAAACTCCGGAAAAACTTCCTGACGGGTATCCGTTCCAATCAGCAATCCCGCGCCCACAATCATGAACATCAGCAAGTTGGACGCGACCTTGTTCTGTGCCATCCAGCGAATCATAGTGACACTCCTGCCGTTTGCGGACTGATATTGGTCCGGGCGGAATCCACACGTTCCATCCTGACCTTTAATCCTGAGGAGGCACCTTTCAGTGGTGACGTGATGAGTTCATCACCGGGCATGATCCCTGATTTCACAAAAGCAAACTCCATATTTTTGAAAATAACCTGAACTGGTTGCACGAATAGCAGGCCTTCCTTAACCAGCCAGACCGTATCTGATCCATGCAGGGCCGCAATCGGCACAGGATAGACATTTTCCAGTGTCTGTCCGGGAATTGTCACATCCACAAACGCTCCCAGAAACAGGGGAACCAGAGCCTGTGTGTCAGAAAGGCGAAAGGGATCCTGAACTTCCAGGATGATCTGCATCATCATTCCCTGGTTGGTCACGCCCATCAGATAACGGCGTGCCATGGCTCGCCATGTTTCGGTGTCTGTGCCGGTTTTCATGGAAATCATGGAAATGGCGTTGATCTGGTTTGGTGGTGTCTGCTGTGGGATCCATTTGAGCAGGGAGAGCGGCAAGTCCATGACCACTTCAGCGGTATCGCTGTTGACGAGCGTGGCCAACGGGGTTCCGGGCGTGATATATTGTCCGATGGTCAGATTTGAGGATTGTACGGTTCCATTGAACGGCGCTTTGAGCACTGTCAACTCCAGATTAGCATTGTTCAGCGGGTTCAGGGAAATAAGGATTTCTCCTTTTCTGAAAAATTTTCCTTTATCCAGTTTCTCATTGATCCATTGAATCGTCCCTGTAATTTGTGGCGTCAAAATCATCTGTTGTGAGGCTTTGACCACACCATGCCCCTTGATTTCAATCTGATGTTGTGTGGGGTGCATGGTTCGTGTCTGAACCAGATGTCCCTTGAATTCAGGAATCTCTTTTTTCGCGACGGGACGAGACTTGACCAGGAACAGCATGAGAACAACTCCTGCGGCAAGGATCAGGGGCGGAAGTGAAAAACGAATTATTTTTTTGATCAGCGACACGAGGCGCATAGTTATCCATCACTCAAGGTTGTCAAATACTGATGCTGAAAGAAGGCCGTCAAGTGGGGGAAGCGTAAAATTGAATCATTGGAGAGGCAAGGGATTTTATTAAAGAAATCCCCCTGAAATCATGGAGAACATCGACCTCAGGGAGAAAACCGGTTTTACATTACAGGTTGGCTGTCCAGAACCTTGGCATGATAATCCTGAATCTGTTTATTGAAGGAACGGGAAACCCCATTGCCTTTGTAGGTTGCCCCCAGATAGAGGGTTCCCAGTGAGATTTTGCGCTCAACACTTTTGTTGGCGGGGACACGGACTGTGAATTTTTTGACATATTTTTCAGTCTGGCTTCCAGATCTAACATTGCCTGACATATCCACACTCCATGTCGAAATCACGTTGGTATCCACAAAAACCTGAACATCGAACGCTTTTTGCGCTTTGGATACTAACTTTAAATTGAATTCCAGTGGGATTTTTTCACGTTCATACTGTGATTTCTGGATCACTCGTGAAAGCAACGTCATTGATACATCAAATTCCGGTGGAGCC
Coding sequences within:
- the metF gene encoding methylenetetrahydrofolate reductase [NAD(P)H] — encoded protein: MRIINIYNQKRPVFSIEIFPPKTPEGLLALKNKLIQFKDFHPDYISVTYGAGGSTRSNTHELASYIKNYLQIEATAHLTCVAHTRNEIETVLDELKASNIENILALRGDPPKGNEHFIPPTGGFSYANELIEAIVQRKQFGIGAAGYPEGHIEAESLASDIMYLKKKVDAGAEFIITQCFMANDLFLKWRDLVRKQGIHVPLIPGILPAQSLEQITRFAGMCGCHLPDSLLNALQTHQHDAEAMRQVGLDHARIQIEGLLKEGIEGIHLYALNRLDTVEKLAPVITGSPSKAK
- a CDS encoding efflux RND transporter permease subunit, translating into MIRWMAQNKVASNLLMFMIVGAGLLIGTDTRQEVFPEFDLDSIQIVIPYPGAPPSEIEEALCIPVEKAVQSIDGIKKIQSWSYEGAGRLLLELEADSDQAKVLEEVKYAVDRITTIPEDAEAPMVQLVQIKRGVLSLVIYGDASPQILKEWSEIVKDTLLQNPEITQAETADSLGSEISIEISEAQLRRYQLTLPQISQIIRQYTLDLPAGKLKTAAGDILIRTKSRRYSAAEYAEIPVITDSQGVVTLGEIANIQDTLEESDLKKTYNGFPATLIDVYRVGDQTPTRISEVVQEMLTSLNPRLPASLRIAILNDRSRILQDRIDLLMRNLRMGLILVFVVLALFLDVKLSFWIMMGIPVAFLGALGLMPALGASINMISLFAYILMLGIVVDDAIVVGENIYTYQEKGLTPEQAAVEGAREISIPVVMSVLTTMAAFTPLFFVPGTTGKFFVIIPYIVIIILGFSLIESLFILPAHLSHPSRWKFPGSGLLEIVRRYVSRGLEFVSHKIYLVSLRIALEFRYTSLALAVFMILCSVGFVAGGRMKFTFMPKIDADVVRASLTMPFGTPAHLTEAATAKMIQDAQVLIRKYEDEKKHPVSTGVFSVSGNGGGNESSVNVYLKSLDERGFSAAEFTRKWQTLVGEIPGAEALQFRFSTGAGPANDLEIQMSHPDFFILDTLVSRLKQEMSQYPGVSNIDDNLSDGKPEIQLSLRPEGVLAGFNEQGLTQQIRAAFQGIEVLKFIRDQNEVNVKLRYPIEERSWFQNLETMIVRSPQGQEMPLFQVAFLRKNQAFSQIERIDGQRIVNVSASVDENVSNSNEIVLGLQSGIVKELKEQFPQLHISFEGASSAQKESMDSLKKYGILALFMIFGLLALQFRSYLQPIIIMSAIPFGVIGAIWGHFFMGYDLSIISMMGIVALTGIVVNDSLIMVDFINQARENGETLIQSILEAGVRRFRPILLTSLTTFFGLIPMIFEQSLQARFLIPMALSLAFGVMFATVITLVLIPVLYLILDDAVSFVKKTTAWLSSPFQESVS
- a CDS encoding HlyD family efflux transporter periplasmic adaptor subunit — its product is MRLVSLIKKIIRFSLPPLILAAGVVLMLFLVKSRPVAKKEIPEFKGHLVQTRTMHPTQHQIEIKGHGVVKASQQMILTPQITGTIQWINEKLDKGKFFRKGEILISLNPLNNANLELTVLKAPFNGTVQSSNLTIGQYITPGTPLATLVNSDTAEVVMDLPLSLLKWIPQQTPPNQINAISMISMKTGTDTETWRAMARRYLMGVTNQGMMMQIILEVQDPFRLSDTQALVPLFLGAFVDVTIPGQTLENVYPVPIAALHGSDTVWLVKEGLLFVQPVQVIFKNMEFAFVKSGIMPGDELITSPLKGASSGLKVRMERVDSARTNISPQTAGVSL